One window of Triticum dicoccoides isolate Atlit2015 ecotype Zavitan chromosome 5A, WEW_v2.0, whole genome shotgun sequence genomic DNA carries:
- the LOC119302585 gene encoding uncharacterized protein LOC119302585 translates to MGEASPESSGAAAGGPSMPGPPRKGKSCKGCLYYSSVLKSRGYNPICVGIPRSIPQVPGFVVEEPREEAAAQGHDLRQFKYACAGYSMFVDDRDAKSGENDAKALLPYCQGLELLVDSRMVERKSQAVEHASARNPKPKEAAAAATQPQEQGQRPQLARQEFMARFRRSAGLVASGVAKNLNKTGTYIKQNVEDIFSPDRRPPPKQ, encoded by the exons ATGGGAGAGGCATCGCCGGAGTCcagcggcgcggcggccggagggCCGTCTATGCCGGGGCCGCCGAGGAAGGGGAAGTCGTGCAAGGGCTGCCTCTACTACTCGTCGGTGCTCAAATCCCGGGGATACAACCCCATCTGCGTGGGGATCCCTCGCTCCATCCCCCAAG TCCCGGGCTTCGTCGTGGAAGAGCCTAGGGAGGAGGCCGCGGCGCAGGGCCATGATCTGAGACAGTTCAAATACGCCTGCGCCGGTTACTCCATGTTCGTCGACGACAGAGACGCCAAAAGCGGCGAGAATGACGCCAAGGCGCTGTTGCCGTATTGCCAGGGCCTCGAG CTACTGGTCGACAGCAGAATGGTAGAGAGGAAATCACAAGCCGTAGAGCATGCTTCAGCACGTAATCCGAAGCCGAAGGAAG ctgctgctgctgccacccaGCCTCAGGAGCAAGGACAGCGACCACAGCTGGCGAGACAGGAATTCATGGCGAG GTTCAGGAGGAGCGCCGGGCTGGTGGCCTCAGGGGTCGCCAAGAACCTCAACAAAACGGGCACCTACATCAAGCAAAACGTCGAGGACATATTTTCCCCTGaccgacggccaccacccaagcagTAG